The Candidatus Desulfofervidus auxilii DNA segment TTTCTTCACCTTTATATTTTCCACAATTGGGACACACGCGATGAGCCAACTTGAGCTCATGGCAATGAGGACATTCTATCACATTAGGGGTATTCAATTTGAAATGGGTTCTTCTTTTATCTCGTCTTGATTTGGAGTGTTTCCTTTTTGGAACTGCCATTTTTCCCTCCCCTTATAACTTTAAATGCTTTAAGGCCTCATAAAACGGCCTGATTTTAGGTTTTTCACATTTACATTTTTCTTTATTCAGATTTACTCCACAATAAGGGCAAAGACCAGCACAATTTGGCTGACATAAGGGCTTCATAGGAATATTGAGAAAAATCTGCCCCATGACAATCTGTGCTAAGTCAATTTCTGCTCCGTTAAAAAATTCTACTTCCAGGTCTTCCTTTTTTAATCTTAAAGTCTCAGTTTTAGGAAGCTGATTAGAAGGAACGAGCGTGAAATCCATAGTAGTGTTTAAAGGAAAAACAAAGGTTTCTAAACACCGGGCACAAAATAATTTTAATTTGGTATGGATTTCTCCTATTATGTGAACCTTTTCTCCCATTAGTTTTAGCTTTAATTTAGCTACTACAGGACAGGCAAGCTCTACTGCCATATATGCCTCTTTTTTTGTGTCCCACCATTTTTTTTCTTCTCTAAATACTAATTCTAGTCCTTCAGATGGAATATCTTCTATTCTAACAATCATTAGACCTTTCCTTTTTTAAAAACCCATGCTAAATATATAAAAAAAGGGGCTTTGTCAAGGCAAAGCCCTTTAAAAGAATATAGCATATTTAATAAGAAAGTAAAGTGCCAGCCTATCCTAAAGAAAGATTTTATACCTTAGTGAATCAAATTCCAGAGAAGATAAAAGAGAAAATATTTTGTTTTTCTGGAGAACCCTATCTTTGTGAAGAAGCAGCTAAACAGATAATAAATAAAATTAAGAAAAAAAATGGAATAGTAGAGTATATTTTGGGAGATGAAATAGATCAGGCCTCTTTTAGAGAAAAACTCCTTTCTGCTTCCCTGTTTGCAGAGGAAAAGGCTATTTGGATTAAAGATTTAACAGAATTTTCTTTTTTAGACCCCAAAATTATCAATCACTTACAGCACTATTTGATTATTACTACTTTAGAGGCAAAAGTCATTCCTGATTTTTTGAAGAACAGGGCCATTTTTGTGGATTTTTCAATAAAACTCAAAGAGCAACAAAAATGGCAAGAACAGCTTATCCAAACCCTGCTTAAAAAAGCAAAAAAACAGATTACTCTCACGGCAAAGGCCCGGCTTTTAAAATATACAGGGTTTAATTTATTTGCTATCAAGAATTATTTAGAGATGTTGATAAATTATATAGGAGAAAACGAGGTGATAAACGAAGAGCATATTATTAGTATGGTAATACCCATAAAAGAAGAAGCAGCCTTTGCTATAGGAGAAAGGCTTATTCAAGATAACCCAGAAGTAACTCTTAATTTCTTAAAAAATCTTTTAGACCAGGGATTTCACCCCTTGGCCATTTTAAGTCTTTTAATAAAGGAATGGAGGTTTTTATTAGAGGCAAAGATTCTATTGGAGGAAGAAAAAATTAATTTTAATGAATCTTATAGTTATCAACAATTTCTTAAAACCGTTTATCCGCAGATCAAAAGAAAAAATTTAACTATTTTGATAAACTTACATCCTTATGTAGTGTATATTATTTTGAAAAGAGCTAGTCGATATTCTTTGAAAGGACTTTATAGAATCCATGAGAAGTTA contains these protein-coding regions:
- the rpmF gene encoding 50S ribosomal protein L32, which encodes MAVPKRKHSKSRRDKRRTHFKLNTPNVIECPHCHELKLAHRVCPNCGKYKGEEIVEVKEI
- a CDS encoding YceD family protein: MIVRIEDIPSEGLELVFREEKKWWDTKKEAYMAVELACPVVAKLKLKLMGEKVHIIGEIHTKLKLFCARCLETFVFPLNTTMDFTLVPSNQLPKTETLRLKKEDLEVEFFNGAEIDLAQIVMGQIFLNIPMKPLCQPNCAGLCPYCGVNLNKEKCKCEKPKIRPFYEALKHLKL
- the holA gene encoding DNA polymerase III subunit delta, which gives rise to MPAYPKERFYTLVNQIPEKIKEKIFCFSGEPYLCEEAAKQIINKIKKKNGIVEYILGDEIDQASFREKLLSASLFAEEKAIWIKDLTEFSFLDPKIINHLQHYLIITTLEAKVIPDFLKNRAIFVDFSIKLKEQQKWQEQLIQTLLKKAKKQITLTAKARLLKYTGFNLFAIKNYLEMLINYIGENEVINEEHIISMVIPIKEEAAFAIGERLIQDNPEVTLNFLKNLLDQGFHPLAILSLLIKEWRFLLEAKILLEEEKINFNESYSYQQFLKTVYPQIKRKNLTILINLHPYVVYIILKRASRYSLKGLYRIHEKLLLTDSFIKTSTKNSLYHLEVLILFWCKMLGGKNG